The following are encoded together in the Pedobacter sp. D749 genome:
- a CDS encoding SusC/RagA family TonB-linked outer membrane protein, with translation MEKITNMGNSARSGFKGAKQLLLVMYLILITSALFVNTAAAQQRRKITGTVVDEQKQLLVGVTITIKGTNSKVQTGTNGEFAIEVPADKQVLSVAYIGMKTQEVSVAGKNKINVTMKSNSDQLGDVVIVGYGVQKKQSVVGAISQTTSEVLERTGGVSSLGAALTGNLPGVITTASTGMPGDEDPQILIRGRSTWNNASPLILVDGVERSINNIDISSVATVSVLKDASATAVFGVKGANGVILITTKRGREGKAEIRAAANTVVKSASKLPGKLDSYDMFQARNRVIEYELALAPGAWSSYLPEAVMQKYRSPANLEEAERYPNVDWVNTLFRDNAMSYNANLNISGGTSFVKYFSSVDYLDEGDLFKRFSNDRGYSGGYSFKRLNVRSNLDFQITPSTVFRTNISGSRGTSERPWINVNPYNTWTAAYSAAPNLYLPVYSDGTWGYYKPNEQQSLNSVRILSTSGMQTTTTSRITTDFTLDQSLNSLVKGLSLKGTLSIDNTFIEAGRGIDDSNNGTLSKYIDPETGVVSYSQTKDAATELEWRESVRWASRAGDVNDGATYRRMFSQMQINYARTIAQNHNITAMGLWSRDNTATGSIIPSYREDWVFRTTYNYAGKYSVEYNGAYNGSERFAPAYRFDFFSSGGLGWMISEEKFMKPIKFINSLKLRGSYGAIGDDGGSPRFAFLTNWAFGGTTPLGITGEAAENSPYNWYRETSVGNPNVRWEKVVKKNIALDFGFFGNMISGSVDFFQDNRSDILTSNRAVPSYYGATPPTFNVGKVKSRGFEIDLRFNKKINNNLTLWSNINYTHAKNKVTYADVAGLLPLYAKPLDKQIGQAYSYVSAGYYNTWDQLYGSTMHNANDQLKIPGNYHLVDYNADGVIDANDNIPYGYSGAPENTYNATIGFEWKGFSAFAQFYGVNNVTRQVVFGTFSGKNTVAYDEGSYWSKDNTNPDGPMPRWETTPAGFYTGDRYFYDASYLRLKNAEVAYTFRQDWVKKAGISSIRIFLNGNNLYVWTKMPDDREANYQSAGGQGWASQGAYPTVKRYNLGANFIF, from the coding sequence ATGGAAAAAATAACCAATATGGGTAATAGTGCGCGCTCCGGATTTAAGGGGGCAAAGCAGTTATTACTTGTGATGTATTTAATACTGATTACTTCCGCGCTATTCGTCAATACGGCTGCTGCCCAACAACGGCGAAAGATAACCGGGACGGTAGTTGATGAACAAAAGCAGTTGCTAGTAGGAGTTACTATCACTATAAAAGGCACTAATTCTAAGGTGCAAACCGGTACGAACGGCGAATTTGCCATAGAGGTGCCGGCTGACAAGCAGGTACTTAGCGTTGCATATATAGGTATGAAAACGCAGGAAGTAAGTGTTGCCGGCAAAAACAAAATAAACGTAACAATGAAATCTAACTCCGATCAATTGGGTGATGTTGTGATTGTGGGATATGGCGTTCAGAAGAAACAAAGCGTGGTAGGTGCAATTTCTCAAACAACCAGCGAAGTATTGGAGAGAACAGGTGGTGTATCTAGTTTAGGTGCCGCATTAACCGGAAATTTGCCAGGTGTAATTACCACCGCCAGCACCGGAATGCCGGGAGATGAAGATCCTCAGATTCTTATTCGCGGGCGCAGCACCTGGAACAATGCCAGTCCGCTTATTTTAGTAGATGGAGTTGAGCGATCGATAAATAATATAGATATCAGCTCTGTAGCTACAGTATCAGTACTTAAAGATGCTTCAGCCACTGCGGTATTTGGGGTAAAAGGAGCAAATGGCGTAATCTTAATCACCACCAAAAGGGGGCGCGAGGGGAAGGCAGAAATTAGGGCAGCTGCTAATACAGTAGTTAAATCTGCATCTAAACTGCCTGGTAAACTCGATTCGTATGATATGTTCCAGGCACGTAACCGGGTAATCGAATATGAACTGGCGCTCGCTCCGGGCGCCTGGAGTTCCTATCTTCCAGAAGCTGTGATGCAAAAATACCGCTCCCCAGCCAATCTTGAAGAAGCCGAGCGTTACCCCAATGTAGATTGGGTAAATACCTTGTTCAGAGATAATGCAATGTCTTATAATGCCAATCTTAATATAAGCGGTGGAACTTCATTCGTAAAATATTTTTCTTCAGTGGATTACCTTGACGAAGGAGATTTATTTAAAAGATTTAGTAACGATCGTGGCTATAGCGGGGGCTACAGTTTCAAAAGACTGAACGTAAGAAGCAACTTAGATTTTCAAATAACACCATCAACGGTATTCAGAACAAATATCTCCGGTTCACGAGGCACATCTGAGCGTCCATGGATTAACGTTAACCCTTACAACACCTGGACTGCTGCTTATTCTGCAGCGCCAAATCTCTATCTTCCTGTTTATTCGGATGGTACATGGGGATACTACAAACCCAATGAACAACAAAGTTTAAACTCTGTGCGAATTTTATCTACCAGTGGTATGCAAACGACCACAACTTCCCGTATTACCACAGATTTTACCTTAGATCAAAGCTTAAATTCTCTTGTTAAAGGATTGAGCCTGAAAGGAACATTATCTATCGATAATACATTTATTGAAGCTGGCCGCGGAATTGATGACAGTAATAACGGAACACTAAGTAAATATATTGATCCTGAAACAGGAGTGGTAAGTTATTCGCAAACTAAGGATGCGGCAACAGAGCTGGAATGGAGAGAAAGTGTAAGGTGGGCAAGCCGTGCAGGTGATGTTAACGATGGCGCAACTTACCGCCGGATGTTTTCTCAAATGCAAATCAATTATGCCCGAACCATCGCTCAAAATCATAATATAACGGCTATGGGACTTTGGAGCAGAGATAATACCGCCACCGGAAGTATTATTCCTTCTTACCGTGAAGACTGGGTTTTCCGTACCACTTATAATTATGCAGGTAAGTATAGTGTAGAATATAATGGTGCTTATAATGGTTCTGAGCGATTTGCACCTGCCTATCGTTTTGATTTCTTTTCTTCTGGAGGACTTGGATGGATGATTTCTGAAGAAAAATTTATGAAACCGATCAAATTCATCAATTCATTGAAATTACGCGGATCGTATGGCGCAATTGGCGATGATGGCGGTTCTCCAAGATTTGCCTTCTTAACGAACTGGGCATTTGGCGGCACTACACCGCTCGGCATTACCGGAGAAGCTGCAGAGAATAGTCCTTACAACTGGTATAGGGAAACTTCGGTAGGTAATCCAAACGTGCGTTGGGAAAAAGTTGTAAAGAAGAATATTGCACTTGATTTTGGATTTTTTGGAAACATGATCTCTGGAAGTGTAGATTTCTTCCAGGACAACAGGAGTGATATCCTTACCAGCAATCGTGCTGTTCCAAGTTACTATGGTGCCACACCACCTACGTTTAACGTTGGGAAAGTGAAATCAAGAGGATTTGAAATCGATCTGCGTTTTAATAAGAAAATCAACAATAACCTTACATTATGGAGCAACATTAATTATACTCATGCCAAGAACAAAGTTACCTATGCTGATGTTGCCGGATTATTACCGTTATATGCTAAGCCTCTTGATAAACAGATTGGACAGGCTTATTCTTATGTGAGCGCTGGTTATTACAATACCTGGGATCAGCTTTATGGAAGTACCATGCACAATGCCAACGACCAATTGAAAATCCCGGGAAACTATCACCTGGTAGATTACAATGCTGATGGGGTAATTGATGCGAATGATAACATTCCTTATGGTTATTCTGGCGCTCCTGAAAACACCTACAATGCAACTATAGGTTTTGAATGGAAAGGTTTCAGTGCCTTTGCTCAATTTTATGGTGTAAATAATGTTACCCGCCAGGTTGTATTCGGAACATTTTCAGGAAAGAATACAGTTGCCTATGATGAAGGAAGTTATTGGTCAAAAGACAATACAAACCCTGATGGTCCGATGCCACGTTGGGAAACAACGCCAGCGGGTTTTTACACAGGAGACAGGTATTTTTATGACGCATCTTACCTGCGTTTAAAAAATGCTGAGGTTGCTTACACTTTTAGGCAAGATTGGGTTAAAAAAGCAGGAATCTCAAGCATACGTATATTCTTAAACGGAAACAATTTATACGTGTGGACTAAGATGCCGGATGACCGTGAAGCGAACTATCAAAGTGCTGGCGGACAAGGATGGGCTTCGCAGGGTGCTTATCCAACTGTAAAGCGGTATAATCTGGGCGCTAATTTCATCTTCTAA
- a CDS encoding RagB/SusD family nutrient uptake outer membrane protein gives MKKYIKHLLLIGMIWAGTGMVSCKKYLDRDPEATVTAESAFKDFRSFQGFTEELYNCIPDFTNRYWTNSFNWGEDEIQSTVQNFHFVNKIDNGDFWGWQREFDGWGAGFLDNANASTNNDRFTKGLYPLAWYGIRKANLGLENLNLMANATDEERNLIRGQLLFFRAWFHFQLIQYFGGLPYIDKVLPADEELRLPRLKYQECAAKAALDFRAAADLLPINWDNTTAGIQTLGKNQLRINKIMALGYLGKNYLWAASPLMNLESTGSKTYNVELSKKAAAAFAELLKLTESGAAPHKLLPFAQYSTNFYTIGQNFLIPGGTEVIFTGPYWGAHGSTYGTAKQYTPAIVGADALVFAPTANYINYYGMKNGLPISNSAQADPSGSGYDPQFPWRDRDPRFYNDIIYDGVKVVQGTLAANMEPHRYANLYTSGSYRDERSGSRTGYMMFKFVPRTANNFDQGWNYGQNLNIKVSYMRLADIYLMYAESVAAGYESPGATAEGFSKTAVDAINVIRDRAGVGHVAAQFLASTTEFMKEVRRERAVELAFEGHRFNDLRRWHLLAELPYTLKTAAEFDRAAPLNTTTDTKLNKVVNYRERLILQRPFSEKHYWLPLKRADVNMYKEFAQNPGW, from the coding sequence ATGAAAAAATATATAAAACACCTATTGTTAATAGGAATGATTTGGGCGGGAACCGGCATGGTATCTTGTAAAAAATATTTAGACAGAGATCCTGAAGCAACTGTGACGGCAGAATCTGCCTTTAAAGACTTTCGTAGTTTTCAGGGTTTTACCGAAGAGCTCTATAACTGTATTCCAGATTTTACCAATCGTTATTGGACCAACAGTTTCAACTGGGGGGAAGATGAAATTCAGTCTACCGTGCAAAATTTCCACTTTGTTAATAAAATTGATAATGGTGATTTTTGGGGCTGGCAAAGAGAGTTTGACGGATGGGGTGCAGGGTTTTTAGACAATGCCAATGCCAGTACAAATAACGATCGTTTTACCAAGGGCCTTTATCCGCTGGCCTGGTATGGCATTCGTAAAGCGAATTTAGGTTTGGAGAACCTAAACCTGATGGCAAACGCAACTGATGAAGAACGTAATCTGATCAGAGGTCAGCTACTGTTCTTTAGAGCCTGGTTCCATTTTCAGCTCATTCAATATTTCGGAGGGTTGCCATACATTGATAAGGTATTACCAGCTGATGAAGAATTGAGATTGCCAAGGCTTAAATATCAGGAATGTGCAGCAAAGGCAGCACTGGATTTCAGAGCCGCCGCTGATCTTTTGCCAATCAATTGGGATAATACAACAGCCGGAATCCAAACCCTGGGTAAAAACCAGTTGCGCATCAATAAAATTATGGCGCTAGGTTATTTAGGTAAAAACTACCTGTGGGCCGCTAGTCCGTTAATGAACCTTGAATCTACCGGAAGTAAAACTTACAATGTAGAACTGAGTAAAAAGGCTGCGGCTGCATTTGCCGAGTTATTGAAACTAACAGAAAGTGGGGCTGCTCCACATAAGTTATTACCTTTTGCACAATACAGTACCAATTTTTACACAATCGGACAAAATTTCTTGATCCCGGGAGGTACTGAAGTCATATTTACAGGTCCATACTGGGGGGCGCATGGTTCAACCTATGGTACTGCAAAACAATATACACCAGCAATTGTAGGTGCCGATGCACTGGTATTTGCGCCTACTGCAAATTATATTAATTATTATGGGATGAAAAATGGTTTGCCCATTTCAAATTCTGCCCAGGCTGATCCTAGCGGATCAGGATATGATCCGCAATTTCCATGGCGCGATCGCGATCCAAGGTTCTATAATGACATTATATACGATGGGGTTAAAGTGGTGCAGGGAACATTAGCGGCAAATATGGAGCCACACCGGTATGCAAACCTGTATACAAGTGGAAGTTACAGAGATGAACGTTCTGGTAGTCGTACCGGGTACATGATGTTTAAATTTGTGCCCAGAACTGCCAATAACTTTGATCAGGGCTGGAATTATGGCCAGAATCTGAATATTAAGGTTTCATATATGCGTTTGGCCGATATCTACCTGATGTATGCAGAATCGGTTGCAGCAGGATACGAGTCCCCGGGTGCAACCGCAGAAGGTTTTAGCAAAACTGCCGTTGATGCGATCAACGTAATTCGGGATCGCGCTGGTGTTGGGCATGTTGCCGCACAGTTTTTAGCATCTACAACAGAATTTATGAAAGAAGTTAGACGCGAACGCGCTGTTGAACTTGCCTTTGAAGGACATCGTTTTAATGACCTTCGCCGCTGGCATTTGCTCGCCGAATTGCCGTACACGCTAAAAACAGCTGCAGAATTTGATCGTGCTGCCCCTTTAAACACCACAACCGATACCAAATTGAATAAGGTTGTAAACTATCGCGAGCGGTTAATATTACAACGCCCATTTAGTGAGAAGCATTATTGGCTGCCACTTAAGCGGGCAGATGTAAATATGTATAAGGAGTTTGCGCAAAACCCCGGATGGTAA